A single window of Eisenibacter elegans DSM 3317 DNA harbors:
- a CDS encoding head GIN domain-containing protein, giving the protein MKTSLPFVLSLFVAFFSLHTSFAQHVEERQLSSFTKTHISSALSVVLQKGSQTSARIEVSDPSYLPEIITQVENNVLKVYVDTKRRNWNGKIMVYITYTQEQEQIKVSGASTLKATDALKNPNLTLDVSGASTFKATIQAKRLQCNVIGASHVVIEGSAQELTLDAAGASSIKAASLQVDKAKLQIAGASSVGLNIKEDLEANVSGASTLRYSGNPPRNVQNVTGASSSKQL; this is encoded by the coding sequence ATGAAAACGTCCCTACCCTTTGTTTTGAGCTTATTCGTGGCTTTCTTCAGCCTACATACCAGCTTTGCGCAGCACGTAGAAGAGCGCCAGCTTAGCAGCTTCACCAAAACCCATATCAGTTCGGCGCTATCAGTCGTGCTCCAAAAAGGCAGCCAAACTTCGGCACGCATAGAAGTATCAGATCCAAGTTACTTGCCCGAAATCATTACCCAAGTAGAAAACAATGTACTTAAAGTATATGTAGACACCAAACGCCGCAATTGGAATGGCAAAATTATGGTATACATTACGTATACACAAGAGCAAGAACAGATCAAAGTATCTGGCGCAAGCACACTAAAAGCCACCGATGCGCTCAAAAACCCTAACCTGACCCTCGATGTGTCGGGAGCATCCACTTTCAAGGCTACTATACAGGCCAAGCGGCTTCAGTGTAATGTCATCGGCGCTTCACACGTTGTGATAGAAGGCAGCGCCCAAGAGTTGACTTTGGATGCAGCGGGCGCTTCGAGTATCAAAGCCGCTTCCCTACAAGTCGACAAGGCAAAGCTCCAGATAGCCGGCGCATCGTCTGTAGGCTTGAATATCAAAGAAGACTTAGAAGCCAATGTCAGTGGCGCATCTACACTGCGCTATAGTGGCAACCCTCCACGCAATGTGCAAAATGTAACGGGAGCTTCTAGCTCAAAACAACTCTAA